A region from the Anaeromyxobacter diazotrophicus genome encodes:
- a CDS encoding methyl-accepting chemotaxis protein, translating into MFARLSGWSISARLRLTCALASGAIAGAGFLAWRALRDTGAPGASAIGLGLAGVALAVALAQGCVVHRSFARELRGTAREMEALRQATLEGRVDARCDASRTAPELRPVFEAVNETLDAFVAPILVAAECVERIARGDIPGELTEPYRGEFEQLRLNLNRCIAAVHALVEDTDVLGRAAVAGRLDTRAEVARHHGDFRRILDGVNQALEAFAAPVTEAAGVLERLAARDLRARIDGEYQGDHAKMKHAVNETARALHDSLAQVARSVEEVSGGAARIASSSQAVADGAAQQAQALEASTARLDEVAGMTRASADSAHEATVAVERARRAAGEGGEATQQMTGAMARIKAAAEGTSQIIREVNEIAFQTNLLALNAAVEAARAGEAGRSFAVVAEEVRSLALRSKQAAARTESLIAESVREAAQGELTSRRVDEQLQDIAGAVEAVTAHVADIAARARQQATGIEEVHRSVAQVGDVTQRTAALSGESSSIAAELSGKAQELSAMVGTFALAEAAPALRPAGSRQRAPAPPATAGSSDCSTASIASTSGARAASSSPG; encoded by the coding sequence ATGTTCGCGCGCCTGAGCGGCTGGAGCATCTCCGCCCGCCTGCGGCTCACCTGCGCGCTCGCGAGCGGCGCCATCGCTGGCGCCGGGTTCCTGGCGTGGCGCGCGCTGCGCGACACCGGGGCGCCGGGCGCGAGCGCGATCGGGCTCGGGCTCGCCGGGGTCGCCCTCGCGGTCGCCCTGGCGCAGGGGTGCGTCGTGCACCGCAGCTTCGCCCGCGAGCTGCGGGGCACGGCGCGGGAGATGGAGGCGCTGCGGCAGGCGACCCTCGAGGGCCGGGTGGACGCCCGTTGCGACGCGAGCCGCACCGCGCCGGAGCTGCGGCCGGTGTTCGAGGCCGTCAACGAGACGCTCGACGCCTTCGTGGCGCCGATCCTGGTCGCGGCGGAGTGCGTCGAGCGGATCGCGCGCGGCGACATCCCCGGCGAGCTCACCGAGCCGTACCGCGGCGAGTTCGAGCAGCTCCGGCTGAACCTCAACCGCTGCATCGCCGCAGTCCACGCGCTCGTGGAGGACACCGACGTCCTGGGACGCGCCGCGGTGGCCGGCCGGCTCGACACGCGGGCCGAGGTGGCGAGGCACCACGGCGACTTCCGCCGCATCCTCGACGGCGTGAACCAGGCGCTGGAGGCGTTCGCGGCCCCCGTCACCGAGGCGGCGGGGGTACTCGAGCGCCTCGCCGCGCGCGACCTGCGAGCGCGCATCGACGGTGAGTACCAGGGCGACCACGCCAAGATGAAGCATGCCGTCAACGAGACGGCGCGGGCGCTGCACGACTCCCTGGCCCAGGTGGCGCGCTCGGTGGAGGAGGTGTCCGGGGGGGCCGCCCGCATCGCCTCGTCCTCCCAGGCGGTCGCGGACGGCGCGGCGCAGCAGGCCCAGGCGCTCGAGGCGAGCACCGCCAGGCTCGACGAGGTGGCGGGCATGACGCGGGCCTCCGCGGACAGCGCTCACGAGGCGACGGTCGCGGTGGAGCGGGCGCGCCGCGCCGCGGGGGAGGGGGGCGAGGCCACGCAGCAGATGACCGGCGCGATGGCCCGCATCAAGGCGGCCGCCGAGGGCACCTCGCAGATCATCCGGGAGGTGAACGAGATCGCGTTCCAGACGAACCTGCTCGCGCTCAACGCAGCGGTCGAGGCGGCCCGGGCCGGCGAGGCCGGCCGCAGCTTCGCCGTGGTGGCCGAGGAGGTGAGGTCGCTCGCCCTGCGCTCCAAGCAGGCCGCCGCGCGCACGGAGTCGCTCATCGCGGAGTCGGTGCGGGAGGCGGCGCAGGGCGAGCTCACCAGCCGGCGCGTCGACGAGCAACTCCAGGACATCGCCGGGGCGGTCGAGGCCGTCACCGCGCACGTCGCCGACATCGCCGCGCGAGCGCGCCAGCAGGCGACCGGCATCGAGGAGGTGCACCGCTCGGTGGCGCAGGTGGGCGACGTCACGCAGCGGACCGCTGCGCTCTCGGGGGAATCCTCCTCGATCGCCGCGGAGCTGTCGGGCAAGGCTCAGGAGCTGTCGGCCATGGTCGGCACGTTCGCGCTCGCCGAGGCCGCCCCCGCCCTGCGACCCGCGGGGTCGCGTCAGCGCGCGCCCGCGCCGCCGGCGACCGCCGGCAGCTCCGACTGCTCCACGGCGAGCATCGCCTCCACGAGCGGCGCCAGGGCGGCGTCCTCGAGCCCGGGGTAG
- a CDS encoding CheR family methyltransferase, which yields MRREEAGAAAPTLAPERAIAARDFAKFQALIHREAGIWLAPEKQMLLVGRLGRRVRELGLGSFDAYYQRVEADPDERVRMLDHITTNETHFFREPRHFELLEEQVFPRWIAEAARGARPRRARVWSAACSTGEEPYSLAMALLRAFPPGSGWELEILATDLSTRVLERARAAVWPLEKSREIPVDHLKAYMWKGTGTQEGLMKAGPELRALVRFARLNLVDEVDASTGRFDLIFCRNVLIYFDAPTKQRVVARLLRHLATDGQLFLGHAESLSGMGLPVRSEVPTVYSHAARGDAGARSSP from the coding sequence ATGAGGCGCGAGGAGGCCGGAGCGGCCGCGCCGACGCTGGCGCCCGAGCGCGCCATCGCGGCCCGCGACTTCGCCAAGTTCCAGGCGCTCATCCACCGGGAGGCCGGGATCTGGCTCGCCCCCGAGAAGCAGATGCTGCTCGTCGGCCGCCTGGGGCGCAGGGTGAGGGAGCTCGGCCTCGGGTCGTTCGACGCCTACTACCAGCGCGTCGAGGCCGACCCGGACGAGCGGGTCCGGATGCTCGACCACATCACCACCAACGAGACGCACTTCTTCCGCGAGCCGCGACACTTCGAGCTCCTGGAGGAGCAGGTGTTCCCCCGTTGGATCGCCGAGGCCGCCCGCGGAGCCAGGCCGCGGCGGGCCAGGGTCTGGAGCGCCGCCTGCTCCACCGGCGAGGAGCCGTACTCGCTCGCGATGGCGCTCCTGCGCGCGTTTCCGCCCGGCTCGGGGTGGGAGCTCGAGATCCTCGCCACCGATCTCTCGACGCGCGTCCTCGAGCGCGCCCGCGCCGCGGTGTGGCCGCTCGAGAAGTCGCGCGAGATCCCGGTCGACCACCTCAAGGCTTACATGTGGAAGGGCACCGGCACGCAGGAGGGGCTCATGAAGGCGGGCCCCGAGCTGCGCGCGCTGGTGCGCTTCGCGCGCCTCAACCTGGTCGACGAGGTCGACGCGTCCACCGGCCGATTCGATCTGATCTTCTGCCGCAACGTGCTCATCTACTTCGACGCGCCGACCAAGCAGCGCGTCGTCGCGCGGCTGCTCCGGCACCTCGCGACCGATGGCCAGCTGTTCCTCGGGCACGCCGAGAGCCTGTCCGGGATGGGGCTCCCGGTCCGGAGCGAGGTGCCGACCGTGTACAGCCACGCCGCCCGGGGCGACGCGGGCGCGCGGAGCTCGCCGTGA
- a CDS encoding chemotaxis protein CheW: protein MSASDATQRNQYLSFTLAGSDYAVGILQVREILQYETVTRVPSVPPSIRGVINLRGAVVPVLDLALKFGLEATPVTKRTCVLIVDASVGGESTVVGVMADAVREVLELGGDEVEPPPSFGTQVRVDYLVGMGKAGKGFVLLLDLDRVISAGERELAAQLGGEGGAPAGALAAGGSAPAAGEALVP from the coding sequence ATGAGCGCCAGCGACGCCACCCAGCGCAACCAGTACCTCTCCTTCACGCTCGCCGGGAGCGACTACGCGGTCGGCATCCTCCAGGTACGGGAGATCCTGCAGTACGAAACCGTCACGCGCGTGCCCTCCGTGCCTCCCTCGATCCGCGGCGTCATCAACCTCCGCGGCGCGGTGGTCCCCGTCCTGGATCTCGCGCTCAAGTTCGGGCTGGAGGCGACGCCGGTGACCAAGCGCACCTGCGTCCTCATCGTCGACGCGTCGGTAGGGGGCGAGTCGACCGTCGTCGGCGTCATGGCGGACGCCGTGCGCGAGGTGCTCGAGCTGGGCGGCGACGAGGTCGAGCCCCCGCCCTCCTTCGGGACCCAGGTCCGCGTCGACTACCTCGTCGGCATGGGCAAGGCGGGCAAGGGCTTCGTGCTCCTCCTCGACCTCGACCGCGTCATCTCCGCCGGAGAGCGGGAGCTGGCGGCGCAGCTCGGCGGCGAGGGCGGCGCGCCCGCCGGGGCGCTCGCCGCGGGCGGCTCGGCGCCGGCCGCGGGGGAGGCCCTCGTGCCATGA
- a CDS encoding Glu/Leu/Phe/Val family dehydrogenase — MRKDSSPKKSTIYTEQLETFHRAADLIDMHPRVRLELEEPDFEHIFYVSLDLRDRLVPLDDEEAGPFKDLPASSMKAGVALEPLANGDFVLHRRALLDADITVREGVIRIPKRGLFKMVKGEPRKFKAYRIQHNQVRGPYKGGIRFHKDVSLDLFKTLAAEMTWKTAIADIPFGGAKGGIRIDPQAYSREEMEHLTLRYMYKLKNLMGPFLDIPAPDVNTNGAIMAIMMRQFTDGQRTPHAFRGVVTGKDVRIGGSEGRLKATGQGVVYCIEEWARDREFSLRGARVLVQGFGNVGSAAAEILYGMGAKIVAVNDANGTIHSDEGLDVDALVQYVHQNPDNLKKTVLGFPGAAAISKADFWKVDADIAIPAALGGEIDGNVAETLRVKLVVEGANGPTTPDGERVLAGRKIDLIPDIIANAGGVTVSYYEWLQNQRMEHWTEQEVNTRLERAIKSNYAIIRDVSRDRPTKTPAHDSRPYCIGKEVDMRTAAMVLALKRIEAHYLLEGFSQ; from the coding sequence ATGCGCAAGGACTCCTCTCCCAAGAAGTCGACCATCTACACGGAGCAGCTCGAGACGTTCCATCGGGCGGCCGATCTCATCGACATGCACCCGCGCGTGCGGCTCGAGCTGGAGGAGCCGGACTTCGAGCACATCTTCTACGTGTCGCTCGACCTGCGGGACCGGCTGGTGCCGCTCGACGACGAGGAGGCCGGCCCGTTCAAGGACCTGCCCGCCTCGTCGATGAAGGCGGGGGTGGCGCTCGAGCCGCTCGCCAACGGCGACTTCGTGCTGCACCGGCGCGCCCTGCTGGACGCCGACATCACCGTGCGCGAGGGCGTCATCCGCATCCCCAAGCGCGGGCTCTTCAAGATGGTCAAGGGCGAGCCGCGCAAGTTCAAGGCGTACCGGATCCAGCACAACCAGGTCCGCGGCCCGTACAAGGGCGGCATCCGCTTCCACAAGGACGTCTCGCTCGACCTCTTCAAGACGCTGGCGGCGGAGATGACCTGGAAGACCGCCATCGCCGACATCCCGTTCGGCGGCGCCAAGGGCGGCATCCGCATCGACCCCCAGGCGTACTCGCGCGAGGAGATGGAGCACCTCACCCTGCGTTACATGTACAAGCTGAAGAACCTGATGGGCCCGTTCCTCGACATCCCGGCGCCGGACGTGAACACCAACGGCGCCATCATGGCCATCATGATGCGCCAGTTCACCGACGGTCAGCGGACGCCCCACGCCTTCCGCGGCGTCGTCACCGGCAAGGACGTGCGCATCGGCGGCTCCGAGGGCCGGCTCAAGGCGACCGGCCAGGGGGTGGTCTACTGCATCGAGGAGTGGGCGCGCGACCGCGAGTTCTCGCTGCGCGGGGCCCGGGTGCTGGTGCAGGGCTTCGGCAACGTGGGCTCCGCCGCGGCCGAGATCCTGTACGGGATGGGCGCCAAGATCGTGGCGGTGAACGACGCGAACGGCACCATCCACAGCGACGAGGGCCTCGACGTGGACGCGCTCGTCCAGTACGTCCACCAGAACCCGGACAACCTCAAGAAGACGGTGCTCGGCTTCCCCGGCGCGGCGGCCATCTCCAAGGCCGACTTCTGGAAGGTGGACGCCGACATCGCGATCCCGGCGGCGCTGGGCGGCGAGATCGACGGGAACGTCGCGGAGACCCTGCGCGTCAAGCTGGTGGTGGAGGGCGCCAACGGCCCCACCACGCCCGACGGCGAGCGCGTCCTCGCCGGCCGCAAGATCGACCTCATCCCGGACATCATCGCCAACGCCGGCGGCGTCACGGTCTCGTATTACGAGTGGCTCCAGAACCAGCGCATGGAGCACTGGACCGAGCAGGAGGTGAACACCCGGCTCGAGCGCGCCATCAAGTCGAACTACGCCATCATCCGCGACGTGTCGCGCGATCGGCCCACCAAGACCCCCGCCCACGACTCCCGCCCCTACTGCATCGGGAAGGAGGTCGACATGCGGACCGCGGCCATGGTGCTGGCGCTGAAGCGGATCGAGGCGCACTACCTGCTGGAGGGGTTCAGCCAGTAG
- a CDS encoding chemotaxis protein CheA — protein sequence MDQQIDPGDEIEIDREVLVQAFVTEAGEVLAQMEQLALALESRPEDDETIHSLFRAAHTLKGSGSLVGFDAVRELAHATEDLLDKVRSRALRVSDGLVSLLLRSVDLLRVAVAEGAAGRTAASPETTSLGERLRRASGGEGAESGLAPAEAGTAAGAGAAAARPPRTLRVEVGKLDRMIDLSGEIAISRGRLADMLERRRTLSIEEILEAHREADRLYLDLQDLIMQARMVPLGPTFQQHFRTVRDLATAQGKQVRLTLEGEDVEVDTAVVEHIRDPLVHMVRNAVDHGIEAPADRTARGKDPCGRLTLRAFHEGALVVVQLADDGAGLDRDRIVRRAVERGLVTAGAALTDQEVYGLIFEPGFSTRDEVTEVSGRGVGMDVVRRNVDALRGSVSVDSVAGQGTTVTLRFPLTLAIIQGFRVVVGGDVYILPLDAVAECVELPAGADGGRTGVLNLRGRPLPYLRLRRYFELAGEPPARENVVVVEHEGAAVGLAVDALLGESQTVIKPLGRMLQGVRGVSGSAVLGDGRVALILDIPGLLRDALGRGHGALLS from the coding sequence ATGGACCAGCAGATCGACCCGGGGGACGAGATCGAGATCGACCGCGAGGTGCTCGTCCAGGCCTTCGTGACCGAGGCGGGCGAGGTCCTCGCCCAGATGGAGCAGCTCGCGCTGGCGCTGGAGAGCCGGCCGGAGGACGACGAGACCATCCACTCGCTGTTCCGCGCGGCGCACACGCTCAAGGGCTCGGGCTCGCTGGTCGGGTTCGACGCCGTCCGGGAGCTGGCGCACGCCACCGAGGACCTGCTCGACAAGGTGCGCTCCCGCGCGCTGCGCGTGAGCGACGGGCTGGTGAGCCTGCTCCTGCGGTCGGTCGACCTGCTCCGCGTCGCCGTCGCGGAGGGCGCCGCGGGCAGGACCGCCGCCTCGCCCGAGACGACCTCGCTGGGTGAGCGGCTCCGCCGAGCCTCGGGAGGCGAGGGCGCCGAGTCCGGGCTGGCCCCCGCCGAGGCGGGCACCGCCGCGGGCGCCGGCGCGGCGGCCGCCCGCCCGCCGCGCACCCTGCGGGTCGAGGTCGGCAAGCTCGACCGCATGATCGACCTCTCCGGCGAGATCGCCATCTCGCGCGGCCGGCTGGCGGACATGCTGGAGCGGCGCCGCACGCTCTCGATCGAGGAGATCCTCGAGGCGCATCGCGAGGCCGACCGCCTCTACCTGGACCTGCAGGACCTCATCATGCAGGCGCGGATGGTGCCGCTCGGCCCCACGTTCCAGCAGCACTTCCGGACCGTGCGCGACCTCGCGACGGCTCAGGGCAAGCAGGTCCGGCTGACGCTGGAGGGCGAGGACGTGGAGGTCGACACGGCCGTCGTCGAGCACATCCGCGACCCGCTCGTCCACATGGTCCGCAACGCGGTCGATCACGGCATCGAGGCGCCCGCCGATCGGACCGCGCGCGGCAAGGATCCCTGCGGGCGACTCACGCTCCGGGCCTTTCACGAGGGGGCGCTCGTCGTGGTGCAGCTGGCGGACGACGGCGCCGGCCTCGACCGCGACCGGATCGTCCGGCGCGCGGTGGAGCGGGGCCTGGTGACCGCGGGCGCCGCGCTCACGGACCAGGAGGTCTACGGGCTCATCTTCGAGCCGGGCTTCAGCACGCGCGACGAGGTCACCGAGGTCTCCGGCCGCGGGGTCGGCATGGACGTCGTGCGCCGGAACGTCGACGCGCTGCGCGGCTCCGTGTCCGTGGACAGCGTGGCGGGCCAGGGCACCACCGTCACGCTGCGCTTCCCGCTCACGCTCGCCATCATCCAGGGCTTCCGCGTGGTGGTCGGAGGGGACGTCTACATCCTGCCGCTGGATGCGGTCGCCGAGTGCGTCGAGCTCCCGGCGGGCGCCGATGGAGGGCGTACCGGCGTGCTGAACCTGCGCGGGCGGCCCCTGCCCTACCTCCGTCTCCGCCGCTACTTCGAGCTCGCCGGGGAGCCACCCGCCCGCGAGAACGTGGTGGTGGTCGAGCACGAGGGAGCGGCCGTGGGGCTCGCCGTCGACGCGCTGCTCGGCGAGAGCCAGACGGTGATCAAGCCGCTCGGCCGGATGCTCCAGGGCGTGCGCGGCGTCTCGGGCTCGGCGGTGCTGGGGGACGGCCGCGTCGCGCTCATCCTCGACATCCCCGGGCTGCTCCGGGACGCGCTCGGCCGGGGGCATGGAGCGCTGCTCAGCTGA
- a CDS encoding protein-glutamate methylesterase/protein-glutamine glutaminase: MTSPSRPASPAPPRVLVVDDSAVVRQVLTAILSSAGMQVEVAGDPLIAMERMARQRPDAVVLDIEMPRMDGLTFLRRLMSADEPVPALICSSLAGPGTEVALQALDEGAVGIVEKPRLGVKGFLQDSARQLIEAVRGALHARVRTRAARPEPRHDAGAVLPPPAKAVRLATTTSKVVAVGASTGGTEALRELLMALPPDAPGIAIVQHMPEAFTGPFARRLHGLCRIEVKEAQQGDRLCSGRALVAPGNHHLAVRRSGAHYFAEVLEGPPVSRHRPSVDVLFRSTAQAAGANAVGVILTGMGDDGAQGLLELRQAGAHTIAQDEATSVVFGMPRMAIEAGAASEVLPLPAIAAAMLRRAS; this comes from the coding sequence ATGACCTCCCCTTCGCGTCCGGCCTCCCCGGCCCCGCCGCGCGTCCTGGTGGTGGACGACTCGGCCGTCGTCCGGCAGGTCCTGACCGCGATCCTGTCCAGCGCCGGGATGCAGGTCGAGGTGGCGGGCGATCCGCTCATCGCCATGGAGCGCATGGCCCGGCAGCGCCCCGACGCCGTGGTCCTCGACATCGAGATGCCGCGCATGGACGGCCTCACCTTCCTGCGGCGCCTCATGAGCGCGGACGAGCCGGTCCCGGCGCTCATCTGCTCGAGCCTGGCTGGGCCCGGAACCGAGGTGGCGCTGCAGGCGCTCGACGAGGGCGCGGTGGGGATCGTCGAGAAGCCGCGCCTCGGGGTGAAGGGGTTCCTGCAGGACTCCGCGCGCCAGCTCATCGAGGCGGTGCGGGGTGCCCTGCACGCCCGCGTGCGGACGCGCGCCGCGCGCCCGGAGCCGCGGCACGACGCCGGCGCTGTGCTGCCGCCGCCGGCGAAGGCCGTAAGGCTCGCCACCACGACGAGCAAGGTCGTGGCGGTCGGTGCGTCCACCGGGGGCACCGAGGCGCTCCGCGAGCTGCTCATGGCCCTGCCTCCCGACGCCCCCGGGATCGCCATCGTCCAGCACATGCCGGAGGCGTTCACCGGGCCGTTCGCCCGGCGGCTCCACGGGCTGTGTCGCATCGAGGTGAAGGAGGCGCAGCAGGGGGACCGCCTCTGCTCCGGCCGCGCGCTCGTCGCGCCGGGCAATCACCACCTGGCGGTCCGCCGGAGCGGGGCGCACTACTTCGCCGAGGTGCTCGAGGGGCCGCCGGTCTCGCGACATCGCCCGAGCGTGGACGTCCTCTTCCGCTCCACCGCACAGGCGGCGGGCGCGAACGCCGTGGGGGTCATCCTCACCGGCATGGGCGACGACGGCGCGCAGGGACTCCTCGAGCTGCGCCAGGCGGGCGCCCACACCATCGCGCAGGACGAGGCGACGTCAGTCGTGTTCGGGATGCCGCGGATGGCGATCGAGGCGGGCGCCGCCAGCGAGGTGCTGCCGCTTCCCGCCATCGCGGCGGCGATGTTGAGGAGAGCGTCGTGA
- a CDS encoding methyl-accepting chemotaxis protein produces the protein MNGFRNMGVRARLLVAFGAVMLLTGGLGAFAVVQLSKVNAATEDIATNWLPSIKYLGQIDDRINTIRRYELGHVLATDPAVFDRYEQKIESLGRELAEAEKAYEPLLSSAEEKAAYRTFRDEWDHYLTEQRQVLALSHAGKQVEARNLTSSTSLKLHNDAIATLAGLIAQNVAGAQRAHEAAAEAYRVSRLWVIGIIAAAVALSVFIAVAISGALVRQLGGEPDYAAGIAKKVAEGDLTVRVALRPGDESSLLHAMKGMVEKLTEIIAEVRGGAAALSSAAEQVSSTSQSVSQGTSEQAASVEETTSSLEQMSASITQNAENSRQTEQMAVAGAKNAEESGKAVGETVTAMKEIAEKISIIEEIAYQTNLLALNAAIEAARAGEHGKGFAVVATEVRKLAERSQKAAGEIGGLASQSVKVAERSGQLLLELVPAIKKTADLVQEVAAASQEQSTGVAQINKAMANVDQVTQRNASASEELASTAEEMNAQAESLQQLMGFFRVDGAEAQAERAAPRAAARAAARPALALQPAAAAADPGLHPAALRNGKANGVNGAHPDREYKRF, from the coding sequence ATGAACGGGTTCCGCAACATGGGCGTGAGGGCGCGGCTGCTGGTGGCGTTCGGGGCGGTGATGCTGCTCACCGGCGGGCTGGGTGCCTTCGCCGTGGTGCAGCTCTCGAAGGTGAACGCCGCGACCGAGGACATCGCCACGAACTGGCTCCCGAGCATCAAGTACCTCGGCCAGATCGACGACCGCATCAACACCATCCGGCGCTACGAGCTCGGGCACGTGCTCGCCACCGATCCGGCGGTCTTCGACCGGTACGAGCAGAAGATCGAGTCGCTCGGGCGCGAGCTCGCCGAGGCGGAGAAGGCGTACGAGCCGCTCCTCTCGTCGGCCGAGGAGAAGGCGGCGTACCGGACCTTCCGCGACGAGTGGGACCACTATCTGACCGAGCAGCGCCAGGTGCTCGCGCTCTCGCACGCCGGCAAGCAGGTGGAGGCGCGCAACCTGACGAGCTCGACCTCGCTCAAGCTCCACAACGACGCCATCGCCACGCTCGCTGGCCTCATCGCCCAGAACGTGGCCGGGGCGCAGCGCGCCCACGAGGCGGCGGCGGAGGCTTACCGGGTCTCGCGCCTCTGGGTGATCGGGATCATCGCGGCGGCCGTGGCGCTGAGCGTGTTCATCGCCGTGGCCATCTCCGGGGCGCTCGTGCGCCAGCTCGGAGGCGAGCCCGACTATGCCGCGGGGATCGCGAAGAAGGTGGCGGAGGGCGACCTCACCGTCCGCGTGGCGCTCCGGCCGGGGGACGAGAGCAGCCTGCTGCACGCCATGAAGGGCATGGTGGAGAAGCTCACCGAGATCATCGCCGAGGTGCGCGGCGGCGCGGCGGCCCTCTCTTCCGCCGCCGAGCAGGTCTCGTCCACCTCCCAGAGCGTGTCCCAGGGCACGAGCGAGCAGGCGGCCTCGGTCGAGGAGACCACCTCGTCGCTGGAGCAGATGAGCGCCTCGATCACCCAGAACGCCGAGAACAGCCGCCAGACCGAGCAGATGGCGGTGGCGGGGGCGAAGAACGCCGAGGAGAGCGGCAAGGCGGTGGGCGAGACGGTGACGGCCATGAAGGAGATCGCCGAGAAGATCTCGATCATCGAGGAGATCGCCTACCAGACGAACCTGCTCGCGCTCAACGCGGCCATCGAGGCCGCCCGGGCCGGAGAGCACGGCAAGGGCTTCGCCGTCGTGGCCACCGAGGTCCGCAAGCTGGCGGAGCGGAGCCAGAAGGCGGCCGGCGAGATCGGCGGCCTCGCCAGCCAGTCGGTCAAGGTGGCGGAGCGGTCCGGGCAGCTGCTGCTCGAGCTCGTGCCGGCCATCAAGAAGACCGCGGACCTGGTGCAGGAGGTGGCCGCCGCCAGCCAGGAGCAGTCGACCGGCGTCGCCCAGATCAACAAGGCCATGGCGAACGTCGACCAGGTCACGCAGCGCAACGCCTCCGCTTCGGAGGAGCTCGCCTCGACCGCGGAGGAGATGAATGCCCAGGCGGAGTCGCTCCAGCAGCTCATGGGCTTCTTCCGCGTGGACGGCGCCGAGGCGCAGGCGGAGCGGGCCGCCCCGCGGGCCGCGGCCCGCGCCGCCGCGCGCCCGGCGCTCGCGCTGCAGCCGGCGGCGGCCGCCGCCGACCCCGGCCTTCACCCCGCCGCGCTCCGCAACGGCAAGGCGAACGGCGTGAACGGCGCGCACCCCGACCGAGAGTACAAGCGGTTCTAG
- a CDS encoding carboxymuconolactone decarboxylase family protein, producing the protein MAVVDTSKQETRRIRGEIEQMFGNVPSWVDELPESALAGFWTTMRDFQLGETRIPNKYKELIGLGVSGATRCRYCALFHTEAAKLFGATDEEIAEAAMMAAHTMSASTFMNAMQTDYDAFRRETLDAISYVRSHAAGASSPQPSQPSPNLHA; encoded by the coding sequence ATGGCCGTCGTCGACACGTCGAAGCAGGAGACCCGCAGGATCCGCGGCGAGATCGAGCAGATGTTCGGGAACGTCCCGAGCTGGGTGGACGAGCTGCCGGAGTCCGCCCTGGCGGGCTTCTGGACGACCATGCGCGACTTCCAGCTCGGCGAGACGCGCATCCCCAACAAGTACAAGGAGCTCATCGGCCTCGGCGTCTCGGGCGCCACCCGGTGCCGGTACTGCGCCCTGTTCCACACCGAGGCGGCGAAGCTGTTCGGCGCCACCGACGAGGAGATCGCCGAGGCGGCCATGATGGCGGCGCACACCATGAGCGCGAGCACGTTCATGAACGCGATGCAGACCGACTACGACGCGTTCCGCCGGGAGACGCTCGACGCCATCTCCTACGTCCGCAGCCACGCCGCGGGCGCCTCGTCGCCGCAGCCCTCGCAGCCGTCGCCGAACCTCCATGCCTGA
- a CDS encoding GAF domain-containing protein, protein MTTERGRRAEGVGREEEALRERLAGLEQQVVELGNACVVMERVHGALDRGAVLLAIQDVVINVIGSEELAIFEVADGGRLLRPVQSFGVEPRELAVGAGPVGRAASERRAWTILDGAPPEEEPRLTAVAPLSAGPHLTGVVAIWRMLAHKPVFGEADRAVLELLSRHGGAALHLTSPHAGRRAAA, encoded by the coding sequence ATGACGACTGAGCGAGGGCGGCGCGCCGAGGGCGTGGGCCGCGAGGAGGAGGCTCTGCGCGAGCGCCTGGCCGGCCTGGAGCAGCAGGTCGTGGAGCTCGGCAACGCCTGCGTGGTCATGGAGCGCGTCCACGGCGCGCTCGACCGCGGCGCGGTGTTGCTCGCCATCCAGGACGTCGTCATCAACGTGATCGGCTCGGAGGAGCTCGCGATCTTCGAGGTCGCGGACGGTGGCCGGCTGCTCCGCCCCGTGCAGAGCTTCGGCGTCGAGCCGCGCGAGCTGGCGGTGGGAGCTGGCCCGGTCGGGCGCGCTGCCTCGGAGCGGAGGGCGTGGACGATCCTCGACGGCGCGCCGCCCGAGGAGGAGCCCCGGCTGACCGCCGTCGCGCCGCTCAGCGCCGGCCCGCACCTGACGGGCGTGGTCGCGATCTGGCGGATGCTCGCGCACAAGCCGGTCTTCGGCGAGGCGGACCGCGCGGTGCTCGAGCTCCTCTCACGCCACGGCGGCGCCGCCCTGCACCTCACCTCGCCGCACGCCGGCCGCCGCGCGGCGGCCTGA
- a CDS encoding response regulator transcription factor, which produces MTRKKVLLVDDSSTVILMEKMILSKSPYELLTAKDGQEGVEMALAEKPDLILMDVMMPRLTGLEACKQLRAKGHRAPVILVTTRGEEQSVKNGYDAGCNDYVTKPINGAELLSKVRGYLGA; this is translated from the coding sequence GTGACTCGCAAGAAGGTCCTGCTCGTCGACGACTCGAGCACGGTCATCTTGATGGAGAAGATGATCCTGTCGAAGAGCCCCTACGAGCTCCTGACGGCGAAGGACGGGCAGGAGGGCGTCGAGATGGCGCTCGCGGAGAAGCCCGACCTCATCCTGATGGACGTGATGATGCCGCGCCTCACGGGGCTCGAGGCCTGCAAGCAGCTCCGGGCCAAGGGCCACCGCGCGCCCGTCATCCTCGTCACGACGCGCGGCGAGGAGCAGAGCGTCAAGAACGGATACGACGCCGGCTGCAACGACTACGTGACCAAGCCCATCAACGGAGCGGAGCTCCTCTCCAAGGTCCGCGGCTACCTCGGCGCGTAG